The Oncorhynchus tshawytscha isolate Ot180627B linkage group LG02, Otsh_v2.0, whole genome shotgun sequence genome contains the following window.
ACAAGCACAAAAGTGCCTGAAACAATTCAGTGGCTCCTGGGCTCTGAAAGGAAGGAACTGGAGAGTTAAGCCATCCTCCAAGAGCTCAAATTTGTCTGTGGCAGTGTCACAGCCTGAGGCTAAacaatatatagacacacacacacacacacactgcacgcacacacaatccatgtgttCAACCAGTCAACACAGCTTAAAATTCTCCAAACCACATGCTGTGCATACTAGCTATAAGTCagggggttggaaccggttcagagaACAGAACCGAAAACCGGAAAATAATTAAACTAAAGTGATCTAaactgttccggaacagaactgtcatattataatcatgGGAATCAGTTAATAATGTTATTCTATGTTCCGGGCATTTTTTTCTGATCCCATAAAAATGGCAACAAACCGCCTATGCAAAGCCCTTACTTCGTCACTCGGAAACGTATTCCCGTGTCGACCTGCCAGCTGgaaatctttgccagtgtgtgtaggctacctgcccctccgaagcataggctactgatgacgttacaagtgtgattcagaaattagggagacagttttaattagagaagaatggattaaccttttcaatgctagttaaggatactatagttatcacgtttcacattggattAATTAACAACAAAAGTTAAGACGTGTTTTTAATTCTAGTGCAGCTCTGCACACAcaagtttgttagctagctagctagctaacgttagctctaGTCCAACATTAAGCCAACTCTAGGAAGTTCAAAGAAATTCAAAGTTCCTTAACAGAAGCCGCTTCTtcgtaggtataattctgtgggcctaattcagataatgcatgtcataacaagatgccctGCGCTTCAAGACAAGCCCCCACCTCCATCTTCTCTCGCCTCAAAATTTCAGTCGCATCTCTCGCcctgctctatccacactgattggtgaagtaatttaatgttgaactaaatgtttttttaattttttattttcagaggtttaaaaaggaacgATATAAACAGTACTTTTTTTGTTTCAAactggttcagaactttattcTGCTGTTATAACCCCTGGTTATAATACAATACTCCATTTATTCCCTTCCCTGTTTGtttccatgtttatgtatatacaGGTATGTGGGAACTGGGGGTGTTTGAAAAGGGGTGTTTGTTTTCTTGATGTGAactgtgaaaaaatatatatattttcaaagactGTAAACATCACCGATCATCAAATCAATCGACTCACCTCTCTTCTGAACCCAGCCTTCCTTGACAACGTTTTGGTCACTCATAGTGGCTTCGCCTTGACCGTCAGCCCAGTGCTCAGACctaggggggtggggggtcagcagTCCTGACCTTGCTGTCTCTTCCtcagacacacacccactctcctctcctcactccgtctctgtgtgtgttgtctcgGGCCGTTTTTTCCCCAACTCCCTTGGCCCTCTTTTTCTTCTCGCTACCTCCTCTCTACTTCTGTTTTCCTCTCACTCTTTACTCCCCTAATCGTCTCTCTCACActgcctctctttcactcttGTTCTCCACGTCTTCCTTTGCTCTCTCAAGGCACTCCAGCGGTGACTCAGCCTGGAAggaagcaggggagagagaagggggggaaggAGGTCCATGGATcgctctccacacacacacacactacatcccCGCTCCCCTCCCGTTCCTTTACAAACACTTGTGTGAGAACTGGAGTCATTGTTAAGACTCAGAATGCGCTTCCCGTCCCGTCCCCTCCCTGCCCACCGGCAGATTtgtcccctttcctctctttccctgctctTTGGCGGGCCTAAAACTGCTTATGCAGCGCCATTGATCAGATTTTCTTAAAGGTACACATCCTTTACGGCAAACTTGTGTCTATTCTGGTTCGGATGGATTATTCTAAATGGTCTGTTGGGATATACACAAACAACATCAGAGGCAAGGTCAGAGCCGCGTATAAGGTCCACGTAAGGCTTTGCCGCTTTTGAACTTAGATGTTCTGAGTATCTACGACACTGTTAGATAATGTGTGCCTTGAGGACTCTACATAGACTTTGTTTGATTGAGCGACATATGTGCTTTGATGGCAATGAAAGAACCAAATAGCCTCGATCTAGCAGCAGggtataccaccctgcatcccactgctggcgtACCTCTGATGCTAGGCACgtttggtccctggatgggagaccagatgctgctggaagtggtgttggagggccagtaggaggaaCCTTTCCCCTGgtctaaaaaaacaaaacaaatcacaatcaccagacctcaaaccaattgagatggttgggatgagttggacagcagagggaaggaaaagcagcaaacaagttctcagcatatgtgggaactccttcaagagtgttggaaaagcattcctcatgaagctggttgagagaatgccaagagtgtgcaaagctgtcagctgtcatcagggcaaagggtggctatttgaagaatctcaaatatattttgatttgtttaacactttttgggttactacatgattccatgtgttatttcatagttttgatgtatacactatttttctacaaagtagaaaatagtaaaaataaagaaaatccctgaaatgagtaggtgtgtccaaacctttgactggtactgtatataacttgaATCCCAACCTAGCCAGTCTGATGTCTCTAAAAGCATTTATCTTCAGTTACTTTTCACTGCGTATATTTAGATGTGACTAAGTATGATGGCTATTGGCTACAACGATGAAAACATTAGCACGGACCTCAGTCAATCAGTCTAAATCCCAATAGGTGATCAATGGGAAAAGCAGCCAGCATGTCAAAAGCATTATGTAGGCTTAGTCTACAAAAGGATTTCATTCTGGGTACACAATCATATTCAAGTTCAGAAACCGCTTCTGTGGTCCAATTCATGTCCTTTGTGGAGAGTAACCAGTGATACAAGGTGCCAAAATAGAGACCAAATTGCCTGTGACAACCTATGAGTTTATTTTTGTTCAAAGTGAAGCACTACTACTGTACTAGGAGAAAACTGCACAGTGTTTTGTTGTCAGGGATTGGATACCTGTCAAAAGCAGCCGACTGATGTGAAAGACCTGGCTCTGGGATGGAAAATAAATTATATCAATCCAATGACAACAAAAACAATGGCTGACATGACCAGACTTTCATTTTAGAAGCCATTACAAGTCACATGTGCAGACCTTTTCCGCAATAATCGTCTCTGCCATCAATGTACAAGACATGGATAGGCCTTGCACCACATAGAAATAAGCAAATATTGAAACAACAGCTTTTGTTTCAAGGGCGTGTGGTGTCATTTGCTATTACATAATAACATCCGCCTGCCATAACGTTACACACTTAATTATACAACAATAAGAGGCACAAAATCATTACTGGGTAAAGGGTGATTTTTAAATAATGTTCACGTGCCCAAACAGACAAAATGTCAAGTGTTTGGGGGAATAATTTGAAAACCGAGCTAGCTAGCCACTGAACGAGGCTAACGAACgtagcaaacgttagctagcagCTAGCTGACAGTCTCCTCTTGACGTTTTGCCCTTTTTACGACTTCCTACATTTATTCCTAGGTCGTTAtcgtttttaaaaatatatatattgaccaTAGAAACATGTGGATGTATGTTTTAATAAAGACAATTTGTTTAGGGCGCAAAAACTGGGCCGAAGCCAAGCAGTAACACCACCCCATCATTGTAGCTCACGCTTGAGAATGCCCGAGCCCTCCCGTTGCAGCATCCCAGCAGCATCACATCCCAAACTTGCAAATGACGTGCATTCATGCTAGCTAGCCCGCTACAGGCTAACGGTTGTTCCCACCCATTTTACGTTGAAAATATGCTTCCACAGGCCCCAAAATAATGAACCCCAAACACAGGGCTTCTTAAACCCGTTCTGCtttaatttttataatgagtatttattACAGTGACATAGCTTACCTGGCAGTCGAATAATGATAGCTAGGGACACCCCCCTTCGAGCGCTTGCGTGCTTCCAACGCAGCAAAATATTTGGAAAGAACAGTCAGTCAGTGATAAAAATAGAAGGAGGACCGTGATCTATCCATTGCTGCTGATGCTGCGGCCAATTATAATGcccgaaaataataatttgtcgACAGAAATTGCGGCGATAGTCCTCCCCGGCTCTGCGACTAGCTTCAGCAGCTGCCGCTTGTTCTAAGGAAATCTCGTGACGTCACATGTAGCCAGATTTCGGACGACTTCCCTCTCCTCACGGCATCCATTCGCTTTTGTTGGTCCCCGGCTTTTGTTGGTCCCTCTCCCCCTTGGCTTGTATGTTTGCATGATCAGAGATGCAATCCAGTATAGGTTTACACTTGGTCATGACAATGGTAAGGCATTTAGACATTCGACACTGTTCAAACCAGCGAGATTAATTTGTGATTATTGTTGATAAAACATTAGAGATTTGTTATTTCAAATGAATTAATTTGGAATCCTATTATTCAAGTCATATCTTTCACTATCTGAATGGGGGCTTTGTTTAAAGATTCTCATACCAGTCTAGCCTACTTCATCGGAGCATGACAAGGAACACACATGCAGCTCCTGGTACAGCAAGATCACAAGAACCTGCAACAAATCCATTCAGATAGGTTGTTGTATTTGGGGACAATTTGaactataaaaaaatatatatatatatccatctcCATCCCATGTTTGGAAAATAATATGCCATTGTCTGATCATATCTGATTTAGGGTAGCAGTGATGTTGGACTATGGGTGTGTTTTTATTCTACCAACATTTTAAGATAAGCAAAACTTTTTTATTTGGCCTGAGTGATAGCACTTAAGGTGTGGTGCCTCCACCCAAATAAAAAGGATACAGTATTGACTTTAGAGTCGGCTACTTGTACAGAGCAGACAGAGGTGATGTTTCGAGAGAAACACCACCCTATAGTGTTATTAAAGGAAAACTGAAGGGATCCAACAGAGAGAACCCTCTCACCCCCAACTGAGCACCCGATAGCCTACTAACTACACTACCCTAACCATAACGTGTTTAATTCTAAAGGCATGGTTAATCCTGCTTAAATTAGTGCATTTTGTCATGGTCACACTGAACAACTTGATTAATTTGCTCAATCTGGCCATTCAGATTGTCAACCATACAACTTTTTGATGCAACACAGCTGCCAAGTGTCCTATTCCCATACGGTACACAcattttgaccagaacccataaTCCCTATACAGTCAtataataatgtatatatatttttcatatgGCGCTTTTCATTACAAGTAGAATTTTAAAGTTGCTTTCATTTGATGCAAAACGCATCAACATGATGATGTGGCAAGTGACActgcttcttgaaagtccaatatcttgaaaattTGACAGCTGACATGCAAAATATTTTGTGTCTTTATTAACAGTGGACTATAATGAATAAAATACAGAAAGATAGTTTTATAgagcactacagtatatagggaattgggtgccagtTTGGAAGCAGACCAGCCTAGATGAGTTTTCCTCCAATTACTTGTAGGTTACGAGTTGTACTGGTTTCCCTGAAACCTCTTGATTAAAGTGGTGAATGAGTTGACCCTTTCTCCCAGTGTCAGTTTGCTGAGTTCCATTGGTTTGCTGTAGAGATGGAAGGGTTGGGTTTCTCTCTCCTGGTAACTAAAGCAGGATGTGGGTCCCCTGCAGAGTCATTAGATAGTATGTATGGGTTGcatcccaatggcaccctattccctataaagcaCACTACTacgcacactacttttgaccagagccctatggccctTGGTCAAaagcactttatagggaatagaacgccatttgggacatagtcctctctctccatatggCAATGACTGAGGGCTCTGATGTGAACACAACAGAGTGAGCagcacatctcctctctctctgaaccctAAAGCCACAGGTAAGACTGATACTGTTTAATAGGAGGGAATTCAAATTAATATAGGCCTAACCTGTATTGAACATAACCAGTTGATAGAGACCTAACCTGTATTGAACATAACCAGTTGATAGAGACCTAACCGGTATTGAACATAACCAGTTGATAGAGACCTAACCTGTATTGAACATAACCAGTTGATAGAGACCTAACCTGTATTGAACATAACCAGTTGATAGAGACTTAACCGGTATTGAACATAACCAGTCGATAGAGACCTAACCTGTATTGAACATAACCAGTTGATAGAGACCTAACCGGTATTGAACATAACCAGTCGATAGAGACCTAACCTGTATTGAACATAACCAGTTGATAGAGACCTAACCTGTATTGAACATAACCAGTTGATAGAGACTTAACCGGTATTGAACATAACCAGTCGATAGAGACCTAACCTGTATTGAACATAACCAGTTGATAGAGACCTAACCGGTATTGAACATTGAACATAACCAGTCGATAGAGACTTAACCGGTATTGAACATAACCAGTCGATAGAGACCTAACCTGTATTGAACATAACCAGTTGATAGAGACCTAACCGGTATTGAACATAACCAGTTGATAGAGACCTAACCTGTATTGAACATAACCAGTTGATAGAGACCTAACCGGTATTGAACATAACCAGTCAATAGAGACCTAACCGGTATTGAACATATACATTTAGATTGATTCGGATTATGTTAAAACAGTTGTGAAAAAAATGAATATTTGTTTTCCGGTCGATCTAGAagaccttgttttttttctccattttaaCCATCTACTTCTTACTGTTGGTTTCAAAATTCCATTGACTGTGTTTAGAATTGTATTGATTTAAGAGCTGTAGCCAAAGTTCTAAAATGCCTAGTAGCTGATTTTAGTGAATACAATCAATCGCCATAGCTACTGTCCTTATGCTTAAACAACATCTCTTGGATAGCAGGGTTGAGGGTGGTAGACAGGCAACACAATGTAGCATATTTTCTGCAGCTGAAGCCTCCAGGATGGCCGGATCAGGGGTGGCTCTGAGGCTGCATGAGTTCAAGGAGTACCAGGAAAGACGGGACTCTGGCTCATTTAAAAGACAACCCAAAGCAACACTGAggtgagagaaagaaaaggttTTACTGTTTTTCAACGAGACATTGTACAACGGGCAGCAATAAGCTACATTGCTTTGAGATGTAGAAACAATACAGCCCCAAATTGTAtagaaaaatatttatattcattttAATTTACATTCCATATTTGATACAACTTCTAACAAGTAGGCTTTTTAAAAAAGCTGTTCATAAGGGTACCTGCATGGAAGTGTGTGAAGGAAGTAGTAACTAACTCTCACTATGATATTGTAGTTAGGAGGAAGTTATGTCCACTTGAAAACACCTACTGTGTGCTGATGCTGCTAGCTACCGCACTGTATTTAGTTCAGAGGTTTCTTCCCTGGTGAGTCATGAGCTGAATATCTTGCGGTGTGCATATGCACATGTTGACATTGACCTTAACTTGCTACCTTAAATGCAATATGTAAGTCTATATATCCGATTTGCATGTATGAATATGGTCTTTGACCTTAACTCTACTCTTAGTAATTCTTACTTTTACTCTAACTCTAAAATAAACTCTTGTCATTGTAATTGCAGAGTACCACGTCAGGGGAAGGATGTGCAAGGTCTGTACCCTGGTCAGCTGGGTAGAATCCACGTTGTTCACTCTCAGGATCACAGGTAGAATCATGCAGTCAATCAAAATCACACTGTGGTATTTACgtagcagctctttcagtagctCTTTTACCCATGGTCACATAGGTTAAGCCCAaaaggaaccctattccctacatagtgcactacttttgaccagggcccaataaggggaaggggtgccatttgggacaggacTATTAACACAGACTGTTAGTGGGTCGTGGTACTCTATGGACATCTACAACTAGCCTACTACCAGGTAGACTCTCCtcgcatatacagtgccttgtgaaagtattcggcccctttgaactttgcgaccttttgccacatttcaggcatcaaacataaagatataaaactgtatttttttgtgaagaatcaacaacaagtgggacacaatcatgaagtggaacgacatttattggatatttcaaacttttttaacaaatcaaaaactgaaaaattggaagAAACCTCTGAACTtaactttgatattatggggtattgtgtgtaagacAGTGACACAAACGGTgctttcgtaaattcactctgaaatctactccgatttcagaggaCTCTTGTCtaagtgtgccagagtgcagaataactgatcaATTTACGAACGCGCAACACCCGTAGAATATGGCCTGTGTtggtaaacgtcggcaaaaaaagtgtaattaagttgttgccagcagcacagttagtcaccaatgctctggataaaaTGAAAACAgcataaccagctctgctagggcgagtaaaatggtcagaatgAGGTGTTCTcgcatttgtgtctggaagtagctaccAAAGTAGCCAACGTTAGACAGTTAGCTTGGGTGTCGTTGTGTGGTAGTAACGCTCGGACCTACCCTACTCCGTTAGAGCGTCTACTGTGTGAAAAAGTCAAGTGTGAAAACTGTATATGGTCAAGGGAGATGACACTGTATATGGTTACTTTAGAGAGATGACACTGATATGGTTATGTGTAAAGCTGTGACACTGTATGGTTATGTGTAAAGCAACTAGAGAGATGACACTGTATATGGTTATGTGTAAAGCAACTAGAGAGATGACACTGTATATGGTTATGTGTAAAGCAACTAGAGAGATGACACTGTATATGGTTATGTGTAAAGCAACTAGAGAGATGACACTGTATATGGTTATGTGTAAAGCAACTAGAGAGATGACACTGTATATGGTTATGTGTAAAGCAACTAGAGAGATGACACTGTATATGGTTATGTGTAAAGCAACTAGAGAGATGACACTGTATATGGTTATGTGTAAAGCAACTAGAGAGATGACACTGTATATGGTTATGTGTAAAGCAACTAGAGAGATGACACTGTATATGGTTATGTGTAAAGCAACTAGAGAGATGACACTGTATATGGTTATGTGTAAAGCAACTAGAGAGATGTCTTATTCAAAACACTGTTACTCTATTCCATTCTGTAACATGTGTTTTTATCCCGCAGAGTGAGGTTCGCATCCTTGGATTACTCTTCGGGGCCTTACCGTGAACACTATGAAGACTACCCGAGGAGTTTCGACCTCCAGACATTCCACGCCCTGGACGTTCTACGCCAGAGCACCAGCGCCTCTCAATGTGCCACTGAGACGGCTTACCAAGAGGAGTTTGGCCTGCAGTCCCACCTCAACCGTCAGTGCTGTTTCActactagctctggtccagagtGTTTACTTGCGGTTTGCTGATGATTGAGGAAAGCTCAGAATCAGCAAGTCACATGTAACGCCCTGGACTAGAGCTACTTCACTACCATCTCTCTTTTCATCTATTGATCTGCTCCATTAATACATCCGAAGAGTGTAATGCAGGGGTAGCCAACCCCGTTCCTggattttgttccaactaggcaccacaccgGATCAACTGAgttaattgatcagttcagtgattgcctaaattcaacacacctggtcttccaggtcggTTAAATCAAATATCCCTGGTATCCCTGGTATAGAGTGATTCCTCACGATACCAgggcaacaacaaaacaaaacaaattgggGAATTTTCACGAAATGTTTGGAGGAAGGAGTGTTaacatatatttgacatttgtatatAAAAGCGTATATAAAAGCATAATTGCGAAATAATGAATAGCCTGCCAGGCCTccttaagactccataatgtttcatctgtgAGCTACAAAGCAAATATTGGTTTCATATGACGCTTTACCGCTTGCTCTGTATTATGAGTAGTATTTGGATttcaataaaacatgttttacattCATTTATGACTATTGACAAATGTAAACATGAatattgaaaacatgttttttttaattgaacaTTTTCTATATATTGTTGAACGTAAAAAAACTCTACGGCCATAGCAAAGTTCCAGAGTGGGATCTGCTACTTTTGGAGTTATGATTCAATTTGTAAGCATTACCAACAGACTGAATGTGAAAATGCTTTTCAAAAGGGTCGCCCCCTGCTGGTCATTTGCAGGATGTGCAACGATACAAGCTAAAGTAGGGATGTGATTGGTTACATTGCCTGCTACGCCAATTTCTCTGTATAAAATGGGCCATTATTTAAAACTAGCAGAGATGCCACTCAGGAACGTTGATATGCGCATATGAGTATATTAAGTTCAAATTTGCAGAACAAGCAAAAAAGCTTCATATGTCACCAATGTTTGCTTTGTAGCACATACAAACATAATGGAGGCCTGGGTAAGGCCAAAATGTCATAAAGATGCCAACTTTTATTCATTATTTCTCAATTGGGCTtttagatacaaatgtcaaatatacacagagtgtacaaaatattattgtcacttgttaaatccatttcaatcagtgtagatgattcGTAAGGACACAATTTAAATAAGGATTTCTAAGCCtcgagacaactgagacatggattgtgtatgtgtgtcattcagagggtgaatgggcaagacatgattgccaggtgcaccggtttgggtcaagaactgcaacgctgctggagttttcacactcaacagtttcccatgtgtatcaagaatggtccaccacccaaaggacatccagccaacttgacacaactgtgggaagcattggagtcaacatgggccagcattcctgtagaacactttcgacaccttgtagagtccatacctcgactaattgagactgttctgagggcaaaagggggagggTGCCactcaatactaggaaggtgttcctaatgtttggtatactcagtgtatgtcaaCACTCCTTCCTATAAATACCCTTCTATGGATACAATTTTGTGGAAATCGCCCAAATCATGGTCTTTTCTTATCCTGGTTTAGTGAGGAATCATTTTGCTAATGTGTATGTCTAAAAAAAATAGTAAATTTTCTAACTTTAAACTCTAATAATTTATAAAAGCCTAACACAGCATAAGAAGTATATGTTGTTACATGTAAAATAATGTGtttaatatgtgttatttcagctCCGGATAACACTAAGTTTACCCTGTACTCTCACCCTGGGCCTATGCAACAGTTGGAGACAGGGAGTGAAGAGGAACATTTTACAACACCATGGCAATCAAACTGAACTCCATCCATGAAAAGTAACCAATGAAAATGGTGCATTGCATGTATTTTTGTTTGAATGACAGGTTGTAAAATCTTGCATTGCAATCATATACATGACTCTAGtcaactggtactgtatatttctatGAAAGTCCATTGGCACAAAAAGTGTAATTAAATCCAAAAATGTCAGCAAacacgaatcaaatcaaatcagtctttatttatttatatagcacatttcagacatggaagcACAGGGGGGAAAAAACcccaaatgaaataaatataaataaaaacagaaatatttacTAAACAACAAACATCAGAGGATAAAAAAACTAAAgaataacaataaaaatgaaaagcaccctaaggaaaagcagAGTCAAAAAGATGTGTTTTAAGATCgcttttaaatatgtccacagtttcggctcactcaggttctctggcaggctattccagagtctgggggcatagtaactaaagtctGCCTCTCCATgactcttggtcctaggctttgggatagttaaaaggccagtgccagaggacctgaagGACATACTGAGTACATAACTGTCATGTCTGGCATGTTTTGGGGtgcacaatcgtggattgatttCAAAACCAAAAGAATAATCTTTAAATTAATTAtaaaaactcacaggcagccagtgcagagacttTAAACcaggtgtaatgtgtgctctctgtctggtcttggtcagtacccgcgCTGCAGTATCCTGCATGTTTTGCAGTtaaccaatggctttcttgggtagaccagacatgagagcattacagtagtcaagcttACTTGtgataaaagcatggatgagtctctctgtatcagcctgagagaggaACGGCTGCACCTTGGCAATGTTCATCAGGTGGTAAAAACCTATTTgggtcacattcctaatgtgtgattcaaaattgagttcagaatctaaaatgaCACCTAGGgtttttacctggtgttttatctttattgcccGTGAATAAAAATGTGCagccagagtctctctctctgtgctttgacTCCGACAATAAGCACCCcggtcttgtcttgatttagctggaggaagttctagccatccaagtatttaaatcacaAGTACAGTCTAATCATTTATCCGTGGAGCTAACATTCTCTAGTGACAtagaaatgtaaaaatgtttaccctctgcatagcagtgaaaatcaatgctatgctttctgataacgctgccaaggggtaacatatataaattgAATAGTAATGGACCCAAAATCGAACCTTGCGGAACAACATCTAAAATATGGGATATgtcagtagaaagccccttggtaatgaCCAGGTCCTGAGTATGGCTGCGGTTATTGGTGGGCCCAGTAACATGTTGGATAAAGTCCAAAGAGCTCAAAAGATTCATAAAACCAATGGCTTTGGAATCAGTCTCTTTGTCAACATGAAAATGAAAATCGCCCAACACAGTGATTTTATCATAGTTCTCAAGGACATTAGACAATAGTTCTGAGAAATCCGTAAAGAAAGTGGGGCAGTGCTTTGGTGGCCTACACAGGGTTATAGCCAGCACTGGTGGCTGACATTAAAACCTCTTAGATGTAAAGTCCCCTGTTTAGGGGACCTGCATGGTTCTGGTACCGGTTATGAGCAACATTTTGGCTTATAGATCGATCTTTGGACACCATAGATTGAAATGGCTTGCCTCTCCATGCTTCTCCTGAGTCTGTGTGACGTAGGATGGGAtatcaaatcaaacgttatttgtcacaaactttatttgtcactccctataggctgtctcatcgttgtcggtgatcaggcctaccactgttgtgttgtcagcaaacttaatgatggtgttggagtcatgtttggccacacagtcatgggtgaacagggagtacaggaggggactaagcacacacccctgatgggccccagtgttgagaatcagcgtggcagacgtgttgttgcctacccttaccacctgggggcggcctgtctggacgtccaggattcagttgcagagagaggtgtttagtctcagggtccttagcttagtgatgagctttgtgggcactatggtgttgaacgttgagctgtagtcaatgaacagcattctcacataggtgttccttttgtccaggtgggaaagagcagtgtggagtgcgattgagattgcgtcatctgtggatctgttgtggcggtatgcaaattggagtgggtctagtgtatcCGGGAGggtgctgttgatgtgagccatgaccagcctttcaaa
Protein-coding sequences here:
- the LOC112222927 gene encoding uncharacterized protein C1orf100 homolog; the protein is MAGSGVALRLHEFKEYQERRDSGSFKRQPKATLRVPRQGKDVQGLYPGQLGRIHVVHSQDHRVRFASLDYSSGPYREHYEDYPRSFDLQTFHALDVLRQSTSASQCATETAYQEEFGLQSHLNPPDNTKFTLYSHPGPMQQLETGSEEEHFTTPWQSN